From the Oncorhynchus nerka isolate Pitt River linkage group LG20, Oner_Uvic_2.0, whole genome shotgun sequence genome, one window contains:
- the LOC115103158 gene encoding integral membrane protein 2C-like, with translation MVKITFQPITAQKPEKELDGDKAEILMPYEHEELVLPRRPKQSHLNGLCCLTFGLVVFMSGLVLASIYVYRYYFIQQIPEDSLFHCRVLYEDSVYAPLHGRQELEENVGIYLDDNYEQISVPVPHFGGSDPADIIHDFQRGLTVYHDISLDKCYVIELNTTLVMPPRNLWELLVNVKKGTYLPQTYIIQEEMVVTGRVRNMRPLGPFIHRLCYGKDTYRLKRRRDARRRINKREARNCHSIRHFENTFVVETVICDRV, from the exons ATGGTGAAGATAACTTTCCAGCCGATCACGGCGCAGAAACCAGAGAAGGAGCTCGATGGAGACAAAGCCGAGATTCTCATGCCCTATGAACAC GAGGAGCTGGTTCTTCCCCGGAGGCCAAAGCAGTCTCATCTGAACGGGCTGTGTTGTCTCACCTTTGGCCTGGTGGTCTTCATGTCAGGACTGGTGCTGGCCTCCATATACGTCTACCGGTACTACTTCATACAACAG ATTCCTGAGGACAGCCTGTTCCACTGCAGGGTTCTGTATGAGGACTCTGTGTACGCCCCCCTGCACGGCAGACAGGAGCTGGAGGAGAACGTGGGCATCTACCTGGACGACAACTACGAGCAGATCAGCGTGCCCGTGCCCCACTTCGGAGGGAGCGACCCCGCAGACATCATCCATGACTTCCAGAGG GGTCTGACTGTGTACCATGACATTTCCCTGGACAAGTGTTACGTGATTGAGCTCAACACCACCCTGGTCATGCCACCAAGGAACCTCTGGGAGCTGCTGGTCAACGTCAAG AAGGGGACTTATCTGCCCCAGACCTACATTATCCAGGAGGAGATGGTGGTGACGGGGAGGGTGAGGAACATGAGACCGCTGGGGCCCTTCATCCACCGGCTCTGCTACGGCAAAGACACCTACCGCCTCAAACGCCGACGCGACGCACGTCGAC gcATCAACAAGCGTGAGGCGAGGAACTGCCACAGCATCCGTCACTTTGAGAACACCTTTGTCGTTGAGACAGTGATCTGCGACAGGGTCTAA
- the LOC115101798 gene encoding transcription cofactor HES-6-like produces MAPTPNSKNGLRRDEVEYYGIKVDRKTRKPLVEKKRRARINESLQELRVLLADTDLQLKMENAEVLEMTVKRVESIIQSRAQEVDTVNREARERFAAGYIQCMHEVHTFVSNCPGIDVTIAAELLNHLLECMPLNDEDKFQVMIQDIMTDCSTNSNSTWPSSEGIYLALVSPGGKSISSGSSSALSPAPSTTSSDDLCSDLEETDSEQNHISVDAENQDVLNMPTAAYSESMWRPW; encoded by the exons ATGGCCCCCACTCCCAATAGTAAAAACGGACTGAGAAGAGACGAGGTTGAATACTATGGCATTAAAGTGGACAGAAAG accAGAAAACCGTTGGTTGAGAAAAAGAGACGGGCTCGCATCAATGAAAGTTTGCAAGAACTCCGAGTTCTGCTCGCAGACACAGAT TTACAATTAAAGATGGAGAACGCCGAAGTACTGGAGATGACTGTGAAACGAGTGGAGAGTATCATTCAAAGCCGAGCACAAG AGGTGGACACTGTGAATCGGGAGGCACGTGAAAGGTTTGCTGCTGGCTACATCCAGTGCATGCATGAGGTGCACACCTTCGTGTCCAACTGCCCTGGAATTGACGTGACCATTGCGGCAGAGCTCTTGAACCACCTCCTCGAATGTATGCCCCTAAACGACGAGGACAAATTCCAGGTGATGATCCAAGATATCATGACAGACTGCTCCACTAACAGTAACAGCACTTGGCCCAGTTCTGAGGGCATATACTTAGCACTGGTCTCCCCTGGGGGAAAGAGCATCTCCAGCGGCAGCTCCTCAGCCCTCTCCCCAGCGCCCTCCACTACCTCCAGCGATGACCTGTGCTCGGATCTGGAGGAGACTGACTCTGAGCAGAATCACATCTCTGTGGACGCTGAGAACCAGGATGTTCTGAACATGCCCACAGCGGCTTATTCCGAGTCCATGTGGAGACCCTGGTAG